One segment of Triticum aestivum cultivar Chinese Spring chromosome 2A, IWGSC CS RefSeq v2.1, whole genome shotgun sequence DNA contains the following:
- the LOC123190526 gene encoding E3 ubiquitin-protein ligase ATL6 — protein sequence MSTASEQPPPPHRGLWSLGGTVELVAAFTAVCLALYGAVLYLNYLYVRWSGRDGVRRTGPGPEAGPATGKRDGGGGLDEAALAAMPVFRFKAEPRGGGGGGGEECAVCLGAMQDGDAVRALPGCSHAFHAGCVDVWLGAHATCPVCRARPAPAAKDGSKTAETAGRGPDLESTV from the coding sequence ATGTCGACGGCGtcggagcagccgccgccgccgcaccggggGCTGTGGAGCCTCGGCGGGACGGTGGAGCTCGTGGCGGCGTTCACAGCGGTGTGCCTCGCGCTGTACGGGGCGGTGCTGTACCTCAACTATCTGTACGTGCGGTGGAGCGGGCGGGACGGCGTGCGCCGGACGGGGCCCGGCCCCGAGGCCGGGCCGGCGACGGGGAAGAGGGACGGCGGAGGAGGGCTCGACGAGGCGGCGCTGGCGGCCATGCCGGTGTTCAGGTTCAAGGCGGAgccgcgcgggggcggcggcggcggcggcgaggagtgcGCGGTGTGCCTGGGCGCTATGCAGGACGGCGACGCGGTGCGCGCCCTGCCCGGGTGCAGCCACGCGTTCCACGCCGGGTGCGTCGACGTCTGGCTGGGCGCGCACGCCACCTGCCCCGTCTGCCGCGCTCGCCCTGCTCCGGCAGCGAAGGACGGCTCCAAGACGGCAGAGACCGCCGGACGGGGGCCGGACCTGGAGAGCACGGTATAG
- the LOC123190527 gene encoding 26S proteasome regulatory subunit 6B homolog codes for MAAAANPPAALPSAPPPSYPATAAHCASSSSAAAEDDDDLYGRLKSLQRHMEFVEIQEEYVKDEQKNLKRELLRAQEEVKRIQSVPLVIGQFMEMVDGNNGIVGSTTGSNYYVRILSTINRELLKPSASVALHRHSNALVDVLPPEADSSISLLASSEKPNVLYSDIGGCDIQKQEIREAVELPLTHHELYKQIGIDPPRGVLLYGPPGTGKTMLAKAVAHHTTAAFIRVVGSEFVQKYLGEGPRMVRDVFRLAKENAPAIIFIDEVDAIATARFDAQTGADREVQRILMELLNQMDGFDQTVNVKVIMATNRADTLDPALLRPGRLDRKIEFPLPDRRQKRLVFQVCTSKMNLSDEVDLEDYVSRPDKISAADITAICQEAGMHAVRKNRYVILPKDFEKGYRTNVKKPDTDFDFYK; via the exons atggCGGCCGCAGCAAACCCTCCCGCGGCCCTCCCGTCGGCGCCCCCGCCCTCGtaccccgccaccgccgcccactgcgcctcctcctcctccgccgcggccgaggacgacgacgacctcTACGGCCGCCTCAAATCGCTCCAGCGCCACATGGAGTTCGTCGAGATCCAGGAGGAGTACGTCAAGGACGAGCAGAAGAACCTGAAGCGCGAGCTGCTGCGCGCGCAGGAGGAGGTCAAGCGGATCCAGTCCGTGCCCCTCGTCATCGGCCAGTTCATGGAGATGGTCGACGGCAACAACGGCATCGTCGGATCCACCACGGGGAGCAACTACTACGTGCGGATCCTCAGCACCATCAACCGCGAGCTGCTCAAGCCGTCGGCGTCGGTCGCCCTGCACCGCCACTCCAACGCGCTCGTCGACGTGCTGCCGCCCGAGGCCGACTCCAGCATCTCGCTGCTCGCTTCGTCGGAGAAGCCCAACGTCCTGTATTCG GACATTGGAGGATGTGATATTCAAAAACAAGAAATTCGGGAGGCAGTTGAGCTACCATTGACACACCATGAGTTGTACAAGCAGATTGGTATTGATCCTCCAAGAGGGGTGCTACTCTATGGTCCTCCAGGCACTGGCAAGACCATGCTTGCTAAAGCTGTGGCACATCACACTACTGCTGCTTTTATCAGAGTGGTTGGTTCAGAGTTTGTGCAGAAGTACTTGGGTGAG GGCCCAAGGATGGTTCGAGATGTATTCCGCTTAGCTAAAGAGAATGCCCCGGCTATAATATTCATTGATGAGGTTGACGCTATAGCAACTGCCCGATTCGATGCTCAGACTGGAGCTGACCGAGAAGTTCAGCGTATTTTGATGGAGCTGCTCAATCAG ATGGACGGATTTGATCAGACAGTGAATGTGAAGGTTATAATGGCGACCAATCGGGCAGATACTCTAGATCCTGCTCTGCTGCGTCCAGGAAGACTGGACAGGAAAATTGAGTTCCCTCTGCCAGACCGGAGGCAGAAGAGGCTTGTTTTCCAA GTTTGTACTTCTAAAATGAATTTAAGTGACGAGGTTGATTTGGAAGATTATGTCTCCAGACCAGATAAAATCAGCGCTGCAGAT ATAACTGCTATTTGCCAGGAAGCTGGCATGCATGCTGTTCGGAAAAATCGGTATGTTATTCTCCCCAAGGACTTCGAGAAGGGTTACCGGACCAACGTCAAGAAGCCTGATACAGATTTTGACTTCTACAAGTGA